A single region of the Desulfonatronovibrio hydrogenovorans DSM 9292 genome encodes:
- a CDS encoding pseudouridine synthase, with amino-acid sequence MSTLVRLNKVLAGAGICSRRKADLLISQGLVAVNNQTVTELGMMVEPQKDRITVRGKVIQPESPARKDFTYIIMNKPVQVVTTVSDPQGRTTVMDLLPPNLASRRLFPVGRLDFFSQGLILLTNDGELTHRLTHPSWKHPKVYRVQVRENVTPEQLRIMARGMILRDGQELAPVQADIVSSRPGSTILEMTLIQGLNRQIRRMCSDLGLTILSLTRIRQGPLSIQGLKTGKCRRLTAREVYSLGKSVGLSRQY; translated from the coding sequence ATGAGCACCCTGGTCAGACTGAACAAAGTTCTGGCCGGGGCAGGCATCTGTTCCAGGCGCAAGGCAGACCTGCTCATTTCCCAGGGGCTGGTGGCAGTCAACAACCAGACCGTGACTGAACTGGGGATGATGGTCGAACCGCAAAAGGACCGGATAACCGTCCGGGGAAAGGTCATTCAGCCAGAATCACCAGCCAGAAAAGATTTCACCTATATCATCATGAACAAACCGGTCCAGGTGGTCACCACGGTCTCTGATCCCCAGGGACGCACAACTGTCATGGACCTGCTGCCGCCGAATCTTGCTTCCAGGCGTCTCTTTCCTGTGGGCAGGCTGGACTTTTTTTCCCAGGGCCTTATCTTGTTGACCAACGACGGAGAACTGACTCACCGCCTGACCCACCCGTCCTGGAAACACCCCAAGGTTTACCGGGTTCAGGTCAGGGAAAATGTTACACCGGAACAGCTCAGGATCATGGCCAGGGGCATGATTCTCCGGGACGGGCAGGAGCTGGCTCCGGTCCAGGCTGATATTGTTTCGTCCAGACCTGGATCCACCATCCTGGAAATGACCCTGATCCAGGGACTAAACCGTCAGATCAGGCGGATGTGTTCAGATCTGGGCCTGACCATCCTTAGCCTGACCAGGATCAGGCAGGGGCCTTTGAGTATTCAGGGGCTGAAAACCGGAAAGTGCAGGAGGCTGACTGCCCGTGAGGTTTATTCCCTGGGGAAGAGTGTCGGGCTCAGCCGGCAGTACTGA
- a CDS encoding DnaJ domain-containing protein, producing MNIRECFDILGVSPDSDLDAVKKAYRELAFKYHPDLNPDDPQAGSKFHRINTAYVALRKDLADNDSSDRAGTGAFARKAASKTYQQQAYQARKKETFKPGTDSDQGDRRRKFFYRQEEVLKDILNDPFAKQVFEDIFKKIKRTGKETSPSVVKTRRLKLEWGRHKLDIDLSRGLLHGVKRWFSSQLDDEQTVYLSPLKLRPGSSIRINVQRKWSGPAQSINITLPEDYVVGRPVRLRGLGRKIGPWKGDLYLRLLAK from the coding sequence ATGAACATCCGGGAATGCTTCGATATACTGGGTGTCAGCCCGGACTCGGACCTGGACGCCGTAAAAAAGGCCTACCGGGAACTGGCTTTCAAGTATCATCCCGACCTCAACCCTGACGATCCCCAGGCAGGGTCCAAGTTTCACCGGATCAACACTGCTTATGTGGCCCTTAGAAAAGACCTGGCCGACAATGACTCCTCAGACAGGGCAGGGACCGGAGCCTTTGCCAGAAAGGCTGCCTCCAAAACTTACCAGCAGCAGGCTTACCAAGCCAGAAAAAAGGAAACCTTCAAACCCGGGACTGATTCGGATCAGGGCGACAGACGCAGAAAATTCTTTTATCGGCAGGAAGAGGTGCTCAAGGATATCCTCAATGATCCTTTTGCCAAGCAGGTCTTTGAAGATATTTTCAAGAAGATCAAAAGGACAGGTAAAGAGACCAGTCCCAGCGTGGTCAAGACAAGACGCCTTAAACTGGAATGGGGTCGCCACAAACTGGACATCGACCTGTCCAGGGGTCTGTTGCATGGAGTAAAAAGATGGTTCTCATCCCAGCTGGACGATGAACAGACCGTTTACTTAAGCCCGCTCAAGCTCAGACCCGGGTCCAGCATCCGCATCAATGTCCAGCGTAAATGGTCGGGTCCGGCCCAGAGCATAAACATCACCTTGCCTGAAGACTATGTTGTCGGCCGGCCAGTCCGGCTCAGGGGGCTGGGCCGCAAGATCGGCCCCTGGAAGGGTGATCTTTACCTGAGGCTTCTGGCCAAATGA
- a CDS encoding bifunctional diguanylate cyclase/phosphodiesterase: MFKTADSNNRDRQSLKDLKQRIRHLEEINRFTLDALELAASLMDFQPNISKLESPSLILEETCARICRLIRFHNMAIYLVDENDSDFFPAHWEPSNSKNRIAQEISRLIEQGFFSWVMKEKRPLILASSVPGQSVVLHVMSTSSRIRGMFVGLIKGESSTIPDVSWSLLSIVLSGSANALESFELYRIFREANVKLKRSVLNRTRQLEIQASYDQLTHLPNRDMIFKKLEKEIRTCEGEDQDHQVAFILIDLDMFKEVNESLGHDMGDKLLVQVGFRLQEIMDDQECLARLGGDEFAVILSGPDAESRARQTASEIIRIMAEPFEMDRQSLVLDVSIGIAVYPRDGKNLGQILSKADVAMYASKRKKTGYTIYESHLDSSGLNRLSLMGELKQGLDRNELVLFYQPKISLSNQEPCGAEALVRWLHPTRGLILPDEFIPLAEQGGIIKELTHRVMLMAAKQISHWRNLGVNLPLSINLSARDIQDSGLPEQVFQILDLEKIPPAMLEMEITESAFMTSPGKGLRVLNALNRMGVGLSIDDFGTGYSSIAYLKELPVKVLKIDRSFVKSMDKDENDRKIVKSIIDLAHNLDLRIVAEGVENKSILHSLSQMGCDMAQGFHIMKPGPADEFVQWFRTWNKA, translated from the coding sequence ATGTTCAAGACAGCCGACTCAAACAACAGGGACAGGCAGAGCTTAAAAGACCTCAAACAGAGGATCCGGCACCTGGAGGAGATCAACAGATTCACTCTGGACGCCCTTGAGCTGGCTGCATCCCTCATGGATTTTCAGCCCAACATCAGCAAGCTGGAAAGCCCGTCCCTGATCCTGGAGGAAACCTGCGCCAGGATCTGCAGGCTGATCCGGTTTCACAACATGGCCATCTACCTGGTGGATGAAAACGACAGTGACTTTTTCCCGGCCCACTGGGAACCCTCCAACTCCAAAAACAGGATCGCCCAAGAGATCTCCAGGCTGATTGAACAGGGTTTTTTCAGCTGGGTAATGAAGGAAAAAAGGCCCCTGATACTTGCTTCTTCGGTTCCCGGCCAGAGCGTGGTCCTCCATGTCATGTCCACCAGCTCCAGAATCAGGGGGATGTTTGTGGGTCTCATCAAGGGTGAGTCTTCCACAATCCCCGATGTCTCATGGTCTCTTCTGAGCATCGTCCTGTCCGGAAGCGCCAATGCCCTGGAAAGCTTTGAACTTTACAGGATCTTCAGGGAAGCCAATGTCAAGCTCAAAAGGTCTGTTCTAAACAGGACCAGACAGCTGGAGATCCAGGCCAGCTACGACCAGCTGACCCACCTTCCTAACCGGGACATGATTTTCAAAAAACTGGAAAAGGAAATCAGGACCTGCGAGGGAGAAGACCAGGATCACCAGGTGGCCTTCATCCTCATTGATCTGGACATGTTCAAGGAGGTCAATGAAAGTCTGGGGCATGACATGGGTGACAAGCTCCTGGTTCAGGTGGGCTTCAGGCTTCAGGAGATCATGGACGACCAGGAATGTCTGGCCAGGCTGGGAGGAGATGAATTTGCAGTCATATTATCCGGGCCTGACGCTGAATCCAGGGCCAGACAGACCGCATCCGAAATCATCAGGATCATGGCTGAACCATTTGAAATGGATAGGCAGAGCCTGGTCCTTGATGTGAGCATCGGCATTGCCGTCTACCCCAGGGACGGAAAAAATCTGGGCCAGATTTTAAGCAAGGCTGATGTGGCAATGTACGCATCCAAACGCAAAAAAACCGGATACACCATTTACGAATCCCACCTTGACTCTTCCGGTCTCAACCGTCTGAGCCTCATGGGTGAACTCAAACAGGGTCTGGACAGAAATGAACTGGTCCTTTTTTATCAGCCCAAGATCAGCCTGTCCAATCAGGAACCCTGCGGTGCCGAAGCCCTGGTCCGATGGCTCCATCCCACCAGGGGACTCATCCTGCCTGATGAATTCATACCTCTGGCCGAACAGGGGGGCATCATCAAGGAACTGACCCACAGGGTTATGCTCATGGCTGCCAAACAGATAAGCCATTGGAGAAATTTGGGAGTCAATCTGCCCCTCAGCATCAACCTGTCTGCCAGGGACATCCAGGACTCCGGACTTCCTGAACAGGTCTTCCAGATCCTGGATCTGGAAAAAATACCACCAGCCATGCTTGAAATGGAAATTACAGAAAGTGCCTTCATGACCTCCCCGGGCAAGGGGCTGAGGGTGTTGAACGCCCTGAACCGGATGGGGGTGGGACTTAGTATTGACGATTTTGGGACCGGCTACTCTTCCATTGCCTATCTTAAGGAGCTGCCGGTCAAAGTGCTCAAGATCGACCGGAGTTTTGTCAAATCCATGGACAAGGATGAGAATGACCGGAAGATCGTCAAGTCCATCATAGACCTGGCCCATAACCTGGACCTCAGGATAGTGGCTGAAGGGGTTGAGAACAAATCTATTCTCCACTCCCTCAGTCAGATGGGATGCGACATGGCCCAGGGCTTTCATATTATGAAGCCCGGACCAGCGGATGAATTCGTGCAGTGGTTCAGGACCTGGAATAAGGCCTGA
- the mqnC gene encoding cyclic dehypoxanthinyl futalosine synthase, which translates to MQRLDIEQAEKLWQEENLFTLGRMAHQTRLKLHPENMVTYIVDRNINYTNVCVSACKFCAFFKPPGHEDGYVLSFAELGRKISETLELGGGQILLQGGMNPDLDLVYYQKMLEFIKDRFPQLAVHGFSPPEICFLAGEAGLAIAEVISRLKKSGLDSIPGGGAEILVDRVRTELSPRKCMTGKWLEVMREAHKQGLKTSATMMFGHVESLAERISHLDKIRSLQDETRGFTAFIPWTFQPGNTLLEVQEASSAEYLKFLALSRLFLDNVPNIQASWVTQGARVGQAALLWGANDFGSTMIEENVVAAAGVCFKMPEPEMRELIQRAGFIPRRRRMDYTLLAESG; encoded by the coding sequence ATGCAGAGACTGGACATAGAACAGGCGGAAAAGCTTTGGCAAGAGGAGAATTTATTTACCCTGGGCCGGATGGCCCACCAGACCAGACTGAAACTTCATCCCGAAAACATGGTCACATACATTGTGGACCGGAATATCAACTATACCAATGTCTGTGTTTCAGCCTGCAAATTCTGCGCATTTTTCAAGCCACCCGGACATGAGGATGGTTATGTCCTGAGCTTTGCCGAACTGGGCCGCAAAATATCCGAAACCCTTGAGCTGGGTGGAGGACAGATACTTTTGCAGGGGGGAATGAACCCGGACCTGGATCTTGTATATTACCAGAAGATGCTGGAATTCATCAAGGACAGGTTTCCCCAGCTGGCCGTCCACGGCTTCTCACCTCCGGAGATCTGTTTTCTGGCTGGAGAGGCCGGACTTGCCATAGCCGAGGTCATTTCCAGATTAAAGAAGAGCGGACTTGATTCCATCCCAGGGGGGGGAGCCGAGATTCTGGTGGACCGGGTCAGGACAGAGCTTTCTCCGCGCAAGTGCATGACTGGAAAATGGCTGGAGGTGATGAGAGAGGCCCACAAGCAGGGTCTGAAAACCTCGGCCACCATGATGTTCGGTCATGTGGAGAGTCTGGCTGAAAGAATCAGCCACCTGGACAAGATAAGATCCCTGCAGGATGAGACCCGAGGCTTTACCGCCTTTATTCCCTGGACTTTTCAGCCCGGCAATACCCTGCTGGAGGTTCAGGAGGCCTCTTCGGCTGAATATCTCAAGTTTCTGGCCCTGAGCAGGCTTTTTCTGGATAATGTGCCCAACATCCAGGCCTCATGGGTCACCCAGGGGGCCAGAGTTGGGCAGGCAGCCCTTTTATGGGGGGCCAATGATTTCGGTTCGACCATGATTGAAGAAAACGTGGTAGCAGCGGCAGGGGTGTGTTTTAAAATGCCGGAACCAGAAATGCGGGAGCTGATTCAAAGGGCGGGATTCATACCCCGCAGAAGAAGAATGGATTACACTCTCCTGGCTGAATCCGGGTGA
- a CDS encoding HDOD domain-containing protein yields the protein MTLVPIENIRPGMILDQDIRDHNGRFLLGKGLTIQDKHLRIFKIWGISQVDVQGLGQDHQDGSPGYDSKVWQKTMESVLERFPGHDPENQASDTLLNIFTQHACHAQQPGCPAQDLTQPDADPGPPATPADPEADISRDLKLASLPRIFMLIQEAIQDPRTSSRHLADIISKDQGLAAKLLKLVNSAFYGFPSRIDTISRAVTIIGTRQLSVLALGVCAVSRFRNISPDILSMEEFWKHSIACAIGAKTLAGFRNLPNTESFFVCGLLHDIGKLIMLDYYPDHYLRTMIRARKTNTSLIMEEKTFFRRDHAALGARMVRRWKLPLKIEQAIRHHENPSASRFHMETTMVHMANILAIGCCIGSGGETSVHSPDLASWANVNLEHSVLIQTAKLMQSQVDNIYRLLFDGT from the coding sequence ATGACGCTTGTTCCAATTGAAAACATCCGGCCAGGCATGATCTTGGACCAGGACATCAGAGACCATAACGGCCGTTTTCTTCTGGGAAAAGGCCTGACCATCCAGGACAAGCACCTCAGAATCTTCAAAATCTGGGGTATAAGCCAGGTGGATGTTCAGGGGCTGGGTCAGGACCACCAAGATGGTTCACCAGGATACGATTCCAAGGTATGGCAGAAGACCATGGAGTCGGTCCTGGAGAGGTTCCCGGGCCATGACCCTGAAAACCAGGCCAGTGACACCCTTCTGAATATATTCACCCAGCATGCCTGTCATGCCCAGCAGCCGGGCTGCCCTGCCCAGGACTTGACCCAGCCAGATGCTGACCCTGGCCCACCAGCGACCCCTGCAGACCCTGAAGCTGATATTTCCAGGGACTTAAAGCTTGCTTCACTGCCCAGGATCTTCATGCTCATCCAGGAGGCCATCCAGGACCCCAGGACTTCTTCCAGACACCTGGCCGATATCATCAGCAAGGATCAGGGACTGGCTGCCAAGCTGCTCAAACTGGTCAACAGTGCCTTTTATGGATTTCCATCCAGAATCGACACCATCAGCAGAGCTGTGACCATCATCGGCACCAGACAGTTGAGTGTCCTGGCCCTGGGTGTTTGCGCAGTCTCCAGATTCAGGAACATTTCTCCTGATATCCTGAGCATGGAGGAATTTTGGAAACACAGCATTGCCTGTGCCATAGGTGCCAAGACCCTGGCCGGCTTCAGAAACCTTCCCAATACAGAAAGCTTTTTTGTCTGCGGTCTGCTCCACGACATAGGCAAACTGATAATGCTTGACTATTACCCGGACCACTATCTGCGGACCATGATCAGGGCCAGAAAAACGAACACCAGTCTGATCATGGAGGAAAAGACCTTTTTCAGGCGGGACCATGCTGCCCTGGGAGCCAGAATGGTCAGGAGATGGAAGCTGCCCCTGAAAATTGAACAGGCCATCAGACACCACGAAAATCCTTCAGCCTCTCGCTTTCACATGGAAACCACGATGGTCCATATGGCCAACATCCTGGCCATTGGCTGCTGCATCGGTTCAGGCGGAGAAACTAGTGTTCATTCTCCGGATCTCGCTTCCTGGGCCAATGTCAACCTTGAGCACTCAGTGCTCATCCAGACCGCCAAGCTGATGCAGTCCCAGGTGGATAACATCTATCGATTACTGTTCGACGGGACGTAA
- a CDS encoding sigma-54-dependent transcriptional regulator — translation MTDRPRLLVVDDESGHRQMIRAVMEDEGYLVLEAENGRGCLEVLAERNVDVVMLDMKMPVLDGMDTLEEIRKLKDPLPVIMLTAFGSVGSAVEAMKSGAFDYLTKPADIDELKVVVSKAYDYRMLTRENAVLKDKIASLRKKVNIIGQSRAMNRVMELVEQVGPTEANVLILGESGTGKELIAKALHEASARKEGPMVKVNCAALPSELLESELFGHRKGAFTGALRDKPGRFQLAEKGTLFLDEIGDLPVQLQAKLLRALQERVVEPLGSVGEEQVDVRLLAATNKDLAAEVRENRFRQDLYFRLNVLEIRIPPLRDRLDDLPLLVNHFVRVLGEKNRKQVRGVDRGFLEALYGYHWPGNVRELENVVERAIILSRSDVLEISDLPSPILEAGPEKPGRESGPGPMLESVDKAEKKALVRALEVNNGHREKTAKALGISRRSLQYKLKKHGLIRPYSRS, via the coding sequence ATGACGGACAGGCCCAGGTTGCTGGTGGTTGATGACGAATCCGGACACAGGCAGATGATCAGGGCGGTGATGGAAGACGAGGGATATTTGGTCCTGGAAGCAGAAAATGGTCGGGGATGCCTTGAAGTCCTGGCAGAAAGAAATGTGGACGTGGTCATGCTGGACATGAAGATGCCGGTCCTGGACGGGATGGATACCCTTGAAGAGATCAGAAAACTAAAAGACCCCCTCCCGGTGATCATGCTGACTGCCTTTGGCAGTGTAGGCTCTGCTGTTGAAGCCATGAAATCCGGAGCCTTTGACTACCTGACCAAACCGGCGGACATTGACGAACTGAAGGTCGTGGTCAGCAAGGCCTATGACTACAGAATGCTGACCAGGGAAAACGCGGTCCTCAAGGACAAGATTGCCAGCCTCAGAAAAAAGGTCAATATCATTGGTCAAAGCAGGGCCATGAACCGGGTCATGGAGCTGGTGGAGCAGGTCGGACCGACCGAGGCCAATGTCCTCATCCTGGGCGAGTCTGGAACCGGCAAGGAGCTTATTGCCAAGGCCCTGCATGAGGCCAGTGCCAGGAAGGAGGGGCCGATGGTCAAGGTCAATTGCGCAGCCCTCCCCAGTGAACTTCTGGAATCCGAGCTTTTCGGTCACCGCAAGGGGGCCTTTACCGGTGCCTTGCGGGACAAACCAGGCCGATTTCAGCTGGCAGAAAAAGGGACCCTTTTTCTGGACGAAATTGGAGATCTGCCTGTCCAGCTCCAGGCCAAGCTTTTGCGGGCCCTACAGGAACGGGTTGTCGAGCCCCTGGGTTCAGTGGGCGAAGAACAGGTGGATGTCAGGCTGCTGGCCGCCACCAACAAGGACCTGGCTGCAGAGGTCAGGGAGAACAGGTTCAGACAGGATCTCTATTTCCGGCTCAATGTCCTGGAGATCAGGATACCGCCCCTGCGGGACCGTCTGGATGATCTGCCCCTGCTGGTCAACCACTTTGTCAGGGTTCTGGGAGAAAAGAATCGCAAGCAGGTCCGGGGGGTGGACCGTGGCTTTTTGGAAGCCCTTTATGGTTACCACTGGCCAGGGAATGTCCGGGAGCTGGAGAATGTTGTGGAACGGGCCATCATCCTGAGCAGGTCGGATGTTCTTGAGATCTCCGACCTTCCATCCCCGATCCTGGAAGCCGGGCCGGAAAAACCGGGCAGAGAGTCCGGGCCGGGCCCTATGCTGGAGTCAGTGGATAAAGCTGAAAAAAAAGCCCTGGTCAGGGCCCTGGAGGTCAATAATGGACACCGGGAAAAAACAGCCAAAGCCCTGGGTATCAGCAGGAGGTCTCTTCAGTATAAACTTAAAAAACATGGATTGATCAGGCCTTATTCCAGGTCCTGA
- a CDS encoding YkgJ family cysteine cluster protein, whose product MKEAFTCTMCGQCCRGSGGIVATIEDQKAMALFLHLDLLDFQARYVGSSGHKSFIRAGQDGLCLFFISGQGCMVHPVKPGPCRAWPFFRGNLLDESSFEMARQYCSGISQDISFADFVRQGLDYLDQQGLSAENQTSPANALNLTGIKKH is encoded by the coding sequence TTGAAAGAAGCTTTCACCTGCACCATGTGCGGCCAGTGCTGCCGGGGATCGGGCGGAATAGTGGCCACCATTGAAGACCAAAAGGCCATGGCCTTGTTTCTCCACCTTGACCTGCTGGATTTCCAGGCCAGGTATGTGGGAAGCTCGGGCCATAAATCATTTATCCGGGCCGGGCAGGACGGCCTGTGCCTTTTTTTCATCTCTGGCCAAGGATGCATGGTTCACCCGGTCAAGCCCGGACCCTGCCGGGCCTGGCCTTTTTTCCGGGGCAACCTGCTGGATGAGTCCAGCTTTGAAATGGCCAGACAGTACTGTTCAGGCATCAGCCAGGACATATCCTTTGCTGATTTTGTCCGGCAAGGCCTGGACTATCTTGATCAGCAGGGACTTTCAGCTGAAAACCAGACCAGCCCGGCCAATGCCCTGAACCTGACCGGAATCAAAAAACACTGA
- a CDS encoding CoA-binding protein — protein MLEPVRDQDLKNLFQKARTIAVVGAKDKAGQPVDMVGRYLIAAGYQVVPVHPVRQNVWGLETWKSILDIPFAVDIVDLFRAARYCPEHAREVMALSCRPSAFWMQSGIRSLEAEIILKKAQVLVVQDMCIKTQHLRLMGSQT, from the coding sequence ATGCTGGAACCTGTCAGGGATCAAGACCTGAAAAATCTTTTTCAAAAAGCCAGAACCATTGCTGTTGTCGGGGCCAAGGACAAGGCCGGCCAGCCCGTGGACATGGTTGGCCGCTACCTGATTGCTGCCGGTTACCAGGTGGTTCCGGTTCACCCGGTCAGGCAGAATGTGTGGGGCCTGGAAACCTGGAAATCCATTTTGGACATACCCTTTGCCGTGGACATTGTTGATCTTTTCCGGGCAGCCCGCTATTGTCCAGAGCATGCCAGGGAGGTCATGGCCCTTTCCTGCCGCCCCAGCGCCTTCTGGATGCAGTCGGGCATCAGATCCCTGGAAGCAGAAATCATTTTGAAAAAGGCACAGGTCCTGGTAGTCCAGGATATGTGCATCAAAACTCAACACTTAAGACTCATGGGGAGTCAGACTTGA
- a CDS encoding two-component system sensor histidine kinase NtrB, which yields MDIGISRKYAGTMVFLAVGLLILGLALILLTWQNLRQQQDHVREQLEVTGRAIIRSVEANLYRSFFRGMGPRRWAENGDFTDLARDILEELVADGDVVFLDMSGPMGRLFISRDGADPELFRPSPQMMEQARSGTWTGITRFMDKEVFIMGIPTRRSEFLIRGRHVPGGDPELDQGGVVFIALDMAGHLELYSGYKRTIIFQTLFTLGAVLVFWFLLLAYLRKKDQDRKLVSLKTFHSRLLDNMPDGLLSMDQAGIITAANPAAREILGSGAEMVGEKLSTVMAPGLEINPGIGWIQADLDDKSLEILVLPIKEEQQSLVLLRDRTRMKELEKDLERSRDLATLGRFAAGLAHEIRNPLSSLKGFAQYFLQKFKKDDPAHSYAQTMVRESDRLNRVVSDLLYLARPRPVDPSMLHTAEVFEEVGGLLRSDLAAKGCRLETRPEAPMVFADRDLLKQALINLVLNSLSALDGQAGLITLKARQSGNMVEISVSDNGPGMDAETRNRAMEPFFSTRTNGTGLGLAIVERIVRDHGGSIRIDSSPGLGARVSLYFRERQE from the coding sequence TTGGATATCGGGATAAGTAGAAAATACGCAGGCACCATGGTCTTTCTGGCTGTTGGGTTGCTTATCCTGGGTCTGGCCCTGATCCTTCTGACCTGGCAGAACCTCAGGCAGCAGCAGGATCACGTCCGGGAACAGCTGGAGGTGACCGGCCGGGCCATCATCAGAAGTGTGGAAGCCAACCTGTACCGGTCCTTTTTCCGGGGCATGGGGCCCAGAAGGTGGGCAGAAAATGGAGATTTCACCGATCTGGCCAGGGACATTCTGGAAGAACTGGTGGCGGATGGGGATGTGGTCTTTCTGGATATGTCCGGACCCATGGGCAGGCTCTTTATTTCCAGAGACGGGGCTGACCCTGAGCTGTTCCGGCCAAGCCCCCAGATGATGGAACAGGCCAGGTCCGGAACGTGGACCGGGATAACCAGGTTCATGGATAAAGAAGTGTTCATCATGGGCATCCCCACCAGGAGGTCCGAATTTCTGATCCGGGGCAGGCACGTTCCAGGAGGAGATCCGGAGCTGGACCAGGGCGGAGTGGTTTTCATAGCCCTGGACATGGCCGGACATCTGGAGCTTTATTCCGGGTACAAAAGGACGATCATCTTTCAGACCCTTTTCACTCTGGGGGCTGTCCTGGTGTTCTGGTTCCTGCTCCTGGCCTATCTGCGCAAAAAGGATCAGGACCGAAAACTTGTCAGTCTCAAGACTTTCCACTCCAGACTGCTGGACAATATGCCTGACGGACTGCTGAGTATGGATCAGGCCGGGATCATAACTGCGGCCAATCCGGCAGCCAGGGAGATCCTGGGCTCAGGGGCAGAGATGGTTGGAGAAAAACTGTCCACGGTCATGGCCCCAGGGCTTGAAATTAACCCCGGCATCGGCTGGATTCAGGCTGACCTGGATGACAAGTCCCTGGAAATACTTGTTCTGCCCATCAAGGAGGAGCAGCAGTCCCTGGTTCTGCTTCGGGACCGGACCAGGATGAAAGAGCTGGAAAAGGATCTGGAGCGGTCCAGGGACCTGGCCACCCTGGGCAGGTTTGCAGCCGGTCTGGCCCATGAGATCAGAAATCCCCTGAGTTCTCTCAAGGGATTTGCCCAGTATTTCCTTCAGAAATTTAAAAAAGATGATCCTGCCCATTCTTATGCCCAAACCATGGTCCGGGAGTCAGACCGACTGAACAGGGTGGTGAGCGACCTGCTCTATCTGGCCAGACCCAGGCCGGTTGATCCGTCCATGCTTCATACGGCAGAGGTCTTTGAGGAAGTCGGCGGTCTTCTGCGGTCTGATCTGGCTGCCAAGGGGTGCAGACTGGAAACCAGGCCGGAAGCGCCCATGGTTTTTGCTGACCGGGATCTGCTCAAGCAGGCTTTGATCAATCTTGTCCTGAACAGTCTGAGTGCCTTGGACGGCCAGGCCGGGCTGATAACCCTCAAGGCCCGGCAATCCGGGAACATGGTGGAAATATCAGTTTCCGACAATGGGCCGGGTATGGATGCTGAAACCCGGAACAGGGCCATGGAACCGTTTTTTTCCACCAGGACCAATGGAACCGGACTGGGACTGGCCATAGTGGAGAGGATTGTCAGAGATCATGGGGGCAGTATCAGGATTGATTCCTCTCCAGGACTTGGGGCCAGAGTCAGTCTGTATTTCAGGGAAAGGCAGGAGTGA